The following coding sequences lie in one Tichowtungia aerotolerans genomic window:
- the smc gene encoding chromosome segregation protein SMC, with amino-acid sequence MYLKSVDIVGFKSFAEKTHLEFEPGMTAIVGPNGCGKSNVSDAIRWVLGESRARALRGATMEDCIFNGTDSHKPLGMAEVTLTLADCDETLEIGLNEVSITRRVFRTGESDYFINKKACRRKDIQRLFMDTGVGTNSYSVLEQGKIDQILSSRPDDRRAVFEEASGITKYKADKKEALRKLEQTEANLLRLADVIREVKRQIISLQRQAGKAQRYKEIQASLRVLDIYVTRTRLSELETRIQEIRAKLEELRLKVDEAHNGIEAANGQTDGLRAELHELEQTIGNTMDESMRVKNELERAMQTIRTNTERVAELESLAQQNTKESEEAKNRLQQHRDSLEEVLRLIESAETEKKEAAAELERTTAAQRETEALVHAGREELNRMRSESMELDSRIGRLQNELSEIDAKERASVIRKEQLAAEKSGLERSLASYEERRQEMAAQVEGLRQAVAVQEQTLNDLRTQRTTLAEQIQILENEVSELNRQLTDKNARLEMIAADREEGFPPGARHLLESGDENVIGPLAEQFTAGEGFETALETVLRPWMDAVVVKSRSGARSVLTLLSGSGHGSVRLLSADAPAPAAVQAEGIPLISKVSFSDNVAPLASQLLANVFIADSLQTIPITLPAGAVFVTKTGELLTAEGAGELWKPEEGDVNPLGRHHLREQLQGEIEVLSNELSAKQERLSALRTEQSGAGDALEIARGELDARRRSLAVQEGEAQVISRELETARERVETVTFEFNTLIEQKGEGEDRRTAVAREGAEAREKLAKTRQQISTKTEELNALEEKRAEALSATSECRVQFSQREQRLESLQSRRQPLQARLKELSDVIEERTRGVSTYQQRVAQLKETSAGAEAKLEGLKEAVAAADAKLAEVRQVREVKTVTLAERERSLRVMQQQLDELQGQKTSFEVELAEQRMRHQNAADRLTSTWQITLEDLPREPEPEWEDERPDMEELETQVAEYRAKLESMGPVNLVAIEEHAELEERFAFLNQQEDDLTKAKAQLMEMIKKINETTTALFKETFDKVNDNFGEMFKNLFGGGSAKLVLVDEEDVLESGIEIIARPPGKKLQTISLLSGGERTMTAVALLFSLFKVKPSPFCVLDELDAALDEANIGRFVKMVLNFLDQSQFILITHSRQTIAAADVIYGVTMPNRGVSRIMSMKFADYQDSDTAKK; translated from the coding sequence ATGTATTTGAAATCCGTAGATATCGTAGGCTTCAAAAGTTTCGCAGAAAAGACTCACTTGGAGTTTGAACCGGGCATGACGGCGATTGTCGGCCCGAACGGCTGCGGAAAAAGCAATGTTTCTGATGCCATCCGCTGGGTCCTCGGCGAATCGCGCGCGCGTGCGCTGCGCGGCGCCACCATGGAGGACTGCATCTTCAACGGAACGGATTCCCACAAACCGCTGGGAATGGCGGAAGTGACGCTGACCCTGGCAGACTGCGATGAAACCCTGGAGATCGGCCTGAACGAGGTAAGCATTACCCGCCGCGTGTTCCGCACCGGCGAAAGCGACTATTTCATTAATAAAAAAGCGTGCCGCCGCAAAGATATCCAGCGCCTGTTCATGGATACCGGGGTCGGGACCAACTCCTACTCAGTGCTCGAACAGGGAAAAATCGACCAGATTCTCTCTTCGCGACCCGACGACCGCCGCGCGGTGTTTGAAGAGGCCTCCGGCATCACGAAATACAAGGCAGACAAAAAAGAGGCACTGCGCAAACTGGAGCAGACCGAAGCCAACCTGCTGCGTCTGGCCGATGTGATCCGCGAAGTCAAACGGCAGATCATCTCCCTGCAGCGCCAGGCCGGAAAAGCCCAGCGCTACAAGGAAATTCAGGCCAGCCTGCGTGTTCTCGACATCTACGTCACCCGGACCCGCCTCTCTGAGCTCGAAACCCGCATTCAGGAAATCCGCGCCAAACTGGAAGAACTGCGCCTGAAAGTGGACGAAGCGCATAACGGCATCGAAGCCGCCAACGGCCAGACGGACGGGCTGCGGGCCGAGCTGCACGAACTCGAGCAGACAATCGGCAACACAATGGATGAGTCCATGCGTGTTAAAAACGAGCTCGAACGGGCCATGCAGACCATCCGCACCAACACTGAACGCGTCGCCGAACTGGAATCGCTGGCCCAGCAGAACACCAAAGAATCTGAAGAGGCAAAAAACCGTCTCCAACAGCACCGGGATTCGCTTGAAGAAGTGCTTCGCCTGATTGAAAGCGCCGAGACAGAAAAAAAAGAGGCCGCCGCAGAACTGGAAAGAACAACGGCCGCACAGCGGGAAACCGAGGCGCTGGTCCACGCCGGACGCGAAGAACTCAACCGCATGCGCTCTGAATCGATGGAACTCGACAGCCGGATCGGCCGACTTCAGAACGAATTGTCGGAAATCGATGCCAAAGAGCGCGCCAGCGTGATCCGCAAGGAACAGCTCGCCGCCGAAAAAAGCGGACTGGAACGCTCGCTGGCCTCCTACGAAGAACGCCGTCAGGAAATGGCCGCTCAGGTTGAGGGCCTTCGCCAGGCTGTCGCCGTCCAGGAACAGACCCTGAACGATCTGCGCACTCAGCGCACGACGCTGGCGGAGCAGATCCAGATCCTGGAAAATGAAGTTTCTGAACTGAACCGTCAGCTCACCGATAAAAACGCCCGCCTGGAAATGATTGCCGCAGACCGGGAGGAAGGCTTTCCGCCCGGCGCACGTCATCTGCTCGAAAGCGGCGACGAAAACGTCATCGGCCCGCTGGCCGAACAGTTTACAGCCGGCGAAGGGTTTGAAACGGCACTCGAAACCGTGCTGCGTCCTTGGATGGACGCGGTGGTGGTTAAAAGCCGTAGCGGTGCGCGCAGCGTACTGACGCTGCTGTCCGGCAGCGGCCACGGTTCAGTGCGGCTGCTTTCCGCCGACGCCCCCGCCCCGGCGGCGGTGCAGGCCGAAGGCATTCCTCTGATCAGCAAGGTTTCCTTCAGCGACAACGTCGCTCCGCTCGCCTCCCAGCTGCTTGCCAATGTCTTCATTGCCGACAGCCTGCAGACGATTCCAATCACCCTGCCCGCCGGCGCTGTATTCGTCACAAAAACCGGCGAACTGCTTACAGCAGAAGGCGCCGGCGAACTGTGGAAACCGGAAGAAGGCGATGTCAACCCACTGGGACGCCATCACCTGCGCGAACAGCTTCAGGGAGAAATAGAAGTGCTCAGCAACGAACTGAGCGCGAAACAGGAACGGCTCAGTGCCCTGCGCACGGAACAAAGCGGTGCTGGCGACGCGCTTGAAATCGCCCGCGGCGAGCTGGATGCCCGCCGCCGCTCCCTCGCGGTCCAGGAGGGAGAAGCGCAGGTGATCAGTCGGGAGCTCGAAACCGCGCGCGAACGGGTCGAAACGGTCACCTTTGAATTTAATACACTGATCGAACAGAAAGGTGAAGGCGAAGACCGCCGCACCGCGGTTGCCCGCGAAGGCGCCGAAGCCCGTGAAAAACTGGCAAAAACCCGCCAGCAGATTTCCACAAAGACCGAGGAGCTGAATGCTCTGGAAGAAAAACGGGCCGAGGCCCTCTCCGCCACGTCTGAGTGCCGCGTGCAGTTCTCGCAGCGCGAACAGCGGCTGGAATCGCTGCAAAGCCGCCGCCAGCCGCTCCAGGCGCGACTGAAAGAACTCAGCGATGTGATTGAAGAGCGCACCCGTGGCGTCAGTACTTATCAGCAGCGCGTCGCCCAGCTCAAGGAAACGTCGGCCGGAGCCGAAGCAAAACTCGAAGGCCTGAAAGAAGCCGTGGCCGCGGCCGATGCCAAACTGGCGGAAGTGCGTCAGGTCCGCGAAGTGAAGACCGTTACACTTGCGGAGAGGGAAAGAAGCCTGCGCGTGATGCAGCAGCAGCTCGATGAACTGCAGGGGCAGAAAACAAGTTTTGAAGTGGAACTGGCCGAGCAGCGCATGCGTCATCAGAATGCCGCCGACCGCCTGACCAGCACCTGGCAGATTACGCTTGAAGATCTGCCGCGCGAGCCGGAGCCGGAATGGGAAGACGAACGGCCGGATATGGAGGAACTGGAAACCCAGGTGGCGGAATACCGCGCCAAGCTGGAATCCATGGGACCGGTCAATCTGGTCGCCATTGAGGAACACGCAGAACTCGAAGAACGGTTTGCGTTCCTGAACCAGCAGGAAGACGACCTGACCAAGGCCAAAGCCCAGCTGATGGAAATGATCAAAAAGATCAACGAGACCACCACCGCCCTGTTCAAGGAAACCTTCGACAAGGTGAACGATAATTTCGGGGAAATGTTTAAAAACCTCTTTGGCGGCGGCTCCGCCAAACTGGTACTGGTCGACGAAGAGGATGTTCTCGAATCCGGCATTGAAATCATCGCGCGTCCGCCCGGCAAAAAGCTGCAGACCATCTCGCTGCTGTCAGGGGGAGAACGCACGATGACCGCGGTGGCCCTGCTCTTCTCCCTCTTTAAGGTGAAGCCAAGCCCGTTCTGCGTGCTCGACGAGCTCGATGCCGCGCTCGACGAAGCCAATATCGGCCGTTTCGTTAAAATGGTGCTCAACTTCCTGGATCAGTCCCAGTTTATTCTGATCACCCACAGTCGACAGACCATCGCCGCGGCGGACGTCATCTACGGAGTCACCATGCCCAATCGCGGTGTGTCGCGCATTATGTCGATGAAGTTCGCCGACTATCAGGACTCCGACACCGCTAAAAAATAG
- a CDS encoding DegQ family serine endoprotease, with protein sequence MKRLILSGVLSALLVCGCSAETDPIDTLRQTGKAFSQVAKTATPAVVSIRVEQTIEQSLPQQQRDIFEYFFGPQFRQQQQPRTQKRKQMGQGSGFIISKDGYILTNNHVVNDADSIVVTLKDGRELDAKLIGTDPETEIALIKIEGEEDLPTIELGDSDDLQVGEWAIAVGNPFGLQETVTVGIISATGRSQVGITDYENFIQTDAAINPGNSGGPLLNIDGEVIGINTAIYSQSGGYMGIGFAIPINMALDIKEALLKDGKVQRSLIGVYLQRITPELAKGFGLDEDSKGILISQVTEDSAADEAGIVAGDIALELNGEPVGKLPSFRSKVASFRPGTEITLTLLRDGKRIEKTLITQAKDGELATTNFSALEKAGFDVEELTEQAILQMRLPANITGMLVKSVDPDGPAWRSGLRDGMIIRSVNRMSTANAQEFRQALQAAQGSDSLLLLVQIPRYGARYMVISLDD encoded by the coding sequence ATGAAACGTCTGATTCTTTCCGGAGTCCTGAGTGCCCTGCTGGTTTGCGGGTGTTCTGCCGAAACTGACCCCATCGATACACTGCGGCAAACCGGAAAGGCTTTTTCCCAGGTTGCCAAAACCGCTACACCGGCTGTTGTATCCATCCGGGTGGAACAGACCATTGAACAGTCCCTGCCGCAGCAACAGCGGGACATCTTTGAATATTTCTTCGGCCCGCAGTTCCGGCAGCAACAGCAGCCGCGCACCCAGAAACGCAAACAGATGGGACAGGGATCCGGGTTCATCATCAGCAAAGACGGCTACATCCTGACCAACAACCACGTCGTCAACGATGCAGACAGCATTGTCGTCACCCTCAAGGACGGCCGCGAACTCGACGCAAAACTGATCGGGACCGATCCGGAAACCGAGATTGCACTGATTAAAATTGAAGGCGAAGAAGACCTGCCGACCATCGAACTCGGCGACTCCGACGACCTGCAGGTTGGCGAATGGGCCATTGCAGTTGGAAATCCCTTCGGCCTGCAGGAAACCGTCACCGTTGGCATCATCAGCGCTACCGGCCGCAGTCAGGTCGGTATTACCGACTATGAAAACTTCATCCAGACCGACGCCGCCATCAACCCCGGCAACTCCGGCGGACCTCTGCTGAACATCGACGGCGAAGTCATCGGCATCAACACCGCCATTTACAGCCAGAGCGGCGGATATATGGGAATCGGCTTCGCCATTCCGATCAACATGGCACTGGATATCAAAGAAGCGCTGCTGAAAGACGGAAAAGTCCAGCGCAGCCTGATTGGCGTTTACCTGCAGCGCATCACCCCGGAACTGGCAAAAGGTTTCGGACTCGACGAGGACTCCAAAGGCATCCTGATCAGTCAGGTCACTGAAGATTCCGCCGCAGACGAAGCCGGCATTGTGGCCGGAGACATTGCACTCGAACTCAACGGCGAACCGGTCGGAAAACTCCCGTCATTCCGCAGCAAGGTCGCCTCCTTCCGCCCCGGCACAGAAATCACCCTCACCCTGCTCCGCGACGGCAAACGCATTGAGAAAACACTGATCACTCAGGCCAAAGACGGCGAACTGGCAACCACGAATTTCTCCGCTCTCGAAAAAGCGGGGTTCGATGTCGAAGAGCTGACCGAACAAGCCATTTTACAGATGCGTCTGCCGGCGAATATCACCGGAATGCTCGTAAAAAGTGTCGATCCGGACGGCCCCGCATGGCGAAGCGGCCTGAGAGACGGGATGATCATTCGTTCCGTCAACCGGATGAGCACCGCAAATGCCCAGGAATTCCGGCAGGCACTGCAAGCCGCGCAAGGCTCCGACTCGCTTCTCCTGTTAGTTCAGATCCCGCGTTACGGCGCGCGGTATATGGTCATTTCCCTGGATGACTAA
- the queC gene encoding 7-cyano-7-deazaguanine synthase QueC: protein MKNRKKAVVLLSGGLDSATALAMAKAEGFDCYALSFRYGQRHMVELECASQVAKMLKTVEHRTVEIDLGAFGGSALTDTNIDVPHEAGDEDEIPITYVPARNTIFLSYALAWAEVLGCTDIFIGVNALDYSGYPDCRPEFITAYEKMANLATRAGVTGEEKLTIHAPLIDLTKAQIITTGLELGVDYGQTTSCYDPAPDGKACGTCDSCRLRLKGFKEAGTKDPRKYEM from the coding sequence ATGAAAAACCGGAAAAAAGCAGTGGTCCTGCTGAGTGGCGGACTGGACTCTGCAACGGCGCTGGCGATGGCCAAAGCGGAAGGGTTTGACTGCTATGCCCTCTCCTTCCGGTACGGCCAGCGTCATATGGTCGAGCTGGAATGCGCATCCCAAGTTGCCAAAATGCTGAAGACGGTGGAGCACCGCACCGTTGAGATTGATCTCGGCGCCTTCGGCGGGTCGGCGCTGACCGACACCAACATTGATGTGCCGCACGAGGCGGGTGATGAGGATGAAATCCCGATCACATACGTTCCGGCGCGCAACACCATTTTCCTGTCTTACGCACTCGCATGGGCGGAAGTGCTCGGCTGCACCGACATTTTCATCGGCGTGAATGCCCTCGACTACAGCGGCTATCCCGACTGCAGACCCGAATTCATCACCGCCTACGAAAAAATGGCCAACCTCGCCACCAGGGCGGGCGTGACCGGCGAGGAGAAACTGACCATCCATGCGCCGCTGATCGATCTGACGAAAGCGCAGATTATCACAACCGGGCTGGAGCTCGGCGTCGACTACGGACAAACCACCAGCTGCTACGACCCGGCGCCGGACGGCAAAGCCTGCGGCACCTGCGATTCCTGCCGCCTGCGCCTCAAAGGATTTAAAGAAGCCGGAACCAAAGATCCTAGAAAATATGAAATGTAA
- a CDS encoding MarC family protein, giving the protein MNTESLAFGFSIWLRFFFLFTPFFALTMFLTLTQPYTETARRKLSIQVSFAVAIICMALFFFGNVVFTIFSITLDAFRVGAGALLFLSAVHLVYPKESALPNCSDEDISVVPLAIPVIVGPATTGALLVLGGEMPDMEHRITGILSLAMAVVTLGTLLFLASKIERVLGKRGIGILSKITGLVLAALAAQMIMSGIQHFFFT; this is encoded by the coding sequence ATGAATACAGAAAGTCTCGCATTCGGGTTCAGCATCTGGCTGCGCTTCTTTTTCCTGTTCACGCCGTTTTTTGCGCTGACGATGTTTCTCACCCTGACGCAGCCGTACACCGAGACCGCCCGGCGCAAACTGTCCATTCAGGTATCCTTTGCGGTAGCCATTATCTGCATGGCACTGTTCTTTTTCGGCAACGTGGTCTTTACGATATTCAGCATCACTCTGGATGCCTTCCGGGTTGGCGCCGGCGCTCTGCTGTTTCTCTCCGCAGTGCATTTGGTTTATCCAAAAGAATCCGCCCTGCCGAACTGCAGCGACGAGGACATTTCGGTCGTTCCGCTGGCCATTCCGGTCATCGTCGGCCCCGCCACGACCGGAGCACTGCTGGTGCTCGGAGGAGAAATGCCGGATATGGAACATAGAATCACCGGCATCCTGTCACTGGCGATGGCGGTCGTCACACTGGGAACCCTTTTGTTTCTGGCCTCAAAAATCGAACGGGTGCTGGGCAAACGCGGCATCGGTATCCTCAGCAAAATCACCGGACTGGTTCTCGCCGCACTGGCCGCACAAATGATCATGTCGGGCATTCAGCATTTCTTTTTCACATGA
- a CDS encoding S1C family serine protease — protein MKRWIPAVLFCILIAGTAAAQDVREAIVKIYTVHNIPDYYNPWNMRGPQSSTGSGCIISGNRILTNGHVVRDQTFVQVRRFGESRRYQAHVLFVSHQADLALLTVDDPAFFDGIDPVPLGGLPETQQDVHVYGFPMGGDTLSITEGVISRIEHQTYSHSSLNLLAAQIDAAINPGNSGGPAIVDGQLVGVAMQGMTQADNIGYIIPVPVVQHFLKDIQNNRQDGVPDLGINWQKMENPDMRRRYGMAPGQTGMLITGIAHKSAADGVLQTGDVLLSVKGHPVADDGTVEFRPKERTLFLYYVQENQIGDHLKVEVLRNNQLLPLDIPLSHTFDDNWLIPMEQYDILPSYYIYGGVVFVPLTKNLLQMWGKNWYNNAPKELIARMSNNLRPRETDEVVLALRVLAADVNQGYQNENYWQIESVDGQKVRNLKQMISLIEAGAGNEFITFENTIGLEMVLDREKVRQEQPRILATYRIPADRSSDLQENTNVYENVFQTLEK, from the coding sequence ATGAAACGATGGATACCTGCCGTTCTGTTCTGCATTCTGATCGCCGGCACCGCCGCCGCACAGGATGTCCGCGAGGCGATTGTTAAGATCTATACCGTTCACAACATCCCGGATTACTACAATCCGTGGAACATGCGCGGCCCGCAGAGCTCGACCGGTTCGGGATGCATCATCAGCGGCAACCGGATTCTCACCAACGGCCATGTGGTGCGCGACCAGACCTTTGTTCAGGTGCGCCGGTTTGGGGAGTCGCGGCGCTATCAGGCACACGTGCTTTTTGTATCCCATCAGGCTGACCTTGCGCTGCTGACGGTTGACGATCCGGCGTTTTTTGACGGCATCGACCCTGTCCCGCTGGGCGGACTTCCGGAAACCCAGCAGGATGTACATGTTTACGGCTTTCCGATGGGCGGCGATACGCTGAGCATTACCGAAGGCGTGATCTCACGCATTGAGCATCAGACGTATTCCCATAGCTCTCTCAACCTGCTGGCGGCGCAGATCGATGCGGCCATCAACCCCGGCAACTCCGGCGGCCCGGCCATTGTAGACGGCCAGCTGGTCGGTGTCGCCATGCAGGGAATGACGCAGGCGGATAATATCGGCTACATCATTCCCGTTCCGGTCGTGCAGCATTTTCTGAAGGATATTCAGAACAACCGGCAGGACGGCGTTCCAGACCTTGGAATCAACTGGCAGAAAATGGAAAACCCCGATATGCGGCGGCGATACGGCATGGCACCCGGGCAGACCGGAATGCTGATTACAGGTATTGCTCATAAATCCGCCGCAGACGGGGTCCTGCAAACCGGCGATGTTCTACTGAGCGTCAAGGGCCACCCTGTTGCCGACGACGGCACGGTTGAGTTTCGCCCCAAAGAACGCACCCTGTTTCTTTATTATGTGCAGGAAAACCAGATCGGCGATCATTTAAAGGTCGAAGTGCTGCGCAACAATCAGCTCCTGCCGCTCGATATCCCCCTCTCGCACACCTTTGATGACAACTGGCTGATTCCGATGGAGCAGTATGACATACTGCCGAGTTACTACATCTACGGCGGAGTCGTTTTCGTTCCGCTCACGAAGAACCTGCTGCAGATGTGGGGAAAGAACTGGTACAATAACGCCCCGAAAGAACTGATTGCGCGCATGAGCAACAACCTGCGCCCCAGGGAAACCGATGAGGTTGTGCTGGCGCTCCGCGTCCTCGCCGCCGACGTCAACCAGGGATACCAGAACGAAAATTACTGGCAGATTGAGTCGGTCGACGGACAGAAAGTGCGCAACCTCAAACAGATGATTTCCCTGATTGAAGCCGGCGCCGGCAATGAATTCATCACCTTCGAAAACACCATCGGCCTGGAAATGGTCCTGGACCGGGAAAAAGTCCGGCAGGAACAGCCGCGAATTCTTGCCACCTACCGAATTCCCGCCGACCGCTCCAGCGATCTGCAGGAAAACACAAACGTCTACGAGAATGTGTTCCAAACCCTGGAAAAATAA
- the queF gene encoding preQ(1) synthase: MKSHTEGLTLLKKGEMNYPQAPDASILETFENSNPQRNYWIQFETDEFTSLCPITGQPDFARITIEYVPDQLCVESKSLKLFLFSFRNEGSFYEDVTNRIYTDLFGLLKPRHLIVTGDFTARGGIRSSVRVDSADA, from the coding sequence ATGAAAAGTCATACAGAAGGACTGACCCTGTTGAAAAAGGGCGAGATGAATTATCCGCAGGCGCCTGACGCATCGATTCTGGAAACGTTTGAGAACTCAAATCCGCAGCGAAACTACTGGATTCAGTTTGAGACGGATGAGTTTACGTCGCTCTGCCCCATTACCGGCCAGCCCGACTTCGCGCGCATCACGATCGAGTACGTTCCCGATCAGCTGTGCGTTGAAAGCAAGTCGCTCAAGCTGTTCCTGTTTTCATTCCGCAATGAGGGATCGTTCTACGAGGACGTCACAAACCGCATTTACACCGATCTGTTTGGCCTGCTGAAACCGCGGCACCTGATCGTGACCGGCGACTTTACCGCCCGCGGCGGGATCCGTTCCAGTGTGCGGGTGGACTCTGCAGACGCTTAA
- a CDS encoding HAD family hydrolase, producing MIFDLDGTLAETRQDLASGINLMRAHYGLAPLDVETVTGYIGDGIRKLVERSLQGLDVDIDEAVALDKKFYAEHMFDETRLYPGAEEGLKALSAHALAVLSNKPGDPTRAILKHLGVDGLFFRMLGGGDLPNLKPSPDGIEALLAESGISKENTWMIGDHHTDLEVAHNAGVKSGFVTYGLGHAGEFSADQTWSTFGELVDFFS from the coding sequence TTGATTTTTGATTTAGACGGGACGCTGGCTGAAACCCGACAGGATTTGGCCTCCGGAATTAACCTGATGCGGGCCCATTATGGACTGGCGCCGCTGGATGTGGAAACCGTGACCGGCTACATCGGCGACGGCATCCGCAAGCTGGTGGAGCGTTCGCTGCAGGGGCTGGATGTGGATATTGACGAGGCGGTTGCGCTCGACAAAAAGTTTTATGCCGAGCACATGTTTGATGAAACCCGGCTTTATCCCGGGGCGGAAGAGGGGTTGAAGGCACTGTCCGCCCATGCGCTGGCTGTGCTGAGCAATAAGCCGGGCGATCCGACCCGGGCCATCCTGAAACATCTGGGTGTGGATGGGCTCTTTTTCCGAATGCTGGGCGGCGGCGATCTGCCGAATCTGAAGCCGTCGCCGGACGGAATCGAGGCGCTGCTGGCCGAGTCCGGGATTTCAAAGGAAAACACGTGGATGATCGGCGACCATCACACAGACCTGGAAGTGGCGCATAATGCCGGAGTCAAAAGCGGGTTTGTGACCTACGGCCTTGGACATGCCGGAGAGTTTTCTGCCGACCAAACCTGGAGCACGTTTGGCGAGCTGGTCGATTTTTTTAGTTAA
- the queD gene encoding 6-carboxytetrahydropterin synthase QueD, with product MPEMQIYKTLRFDAAHRLTGVPDTHKCSAMHGHGFEIEVHLKGEVDPQTGFVMDFGDLSKVCTPVLQQLDHAILNEIEGLENPTSENMSVWLWNILKPQLPLLYQLVIKETETSGCIYRGPEPTR from the coding sequence ATGCCTGAAATGCAGATTTATAAAACACTGCGGTTTGATGCCGCGCACCGACTGACCGGCGTACCGGATACCCACAAATGCTCCGCGATGCACGGACACGGCTTCGAGATCGAAGTTCACCTGAAAGGCGAAGTCGACCCGCAAACCGGTTTTGTAATGGACTTCGGAGACCTGTCCAAGGTGTGTACGCCGGTTCTCCAGCAGCTCGACCACGCGATTCTCAACGAAATCGAGGGGCTGGAGAATCCGACCAGCGAAAACATGAGCGTCTGGCTGTGGAACATTCTGAAACCGCAGCTGCCCCTGCTTTATCAGCTGGTTATCAAAGAAACCGAAACCTCCGGCTGCATCTATCGCGGCCCCGAACCCACCCGCTGA